From Kryptolebias marmoratus isolate JLee-2015 linkage group LG15, ASM164957v2, whole genome shotgun sequence, a single genomic window includes:
- the chd9 gene encoding chromodomain-helicase-DNA-binding protein 9 isoform X6 yields the protein MSTVKRPRGRPRKSTNGPGNQVRVLSPTLKSSSSSSSSSSSSSSPSSSSEKRALRRKHHQMESALQDKQEKANRIISEAIAKARQRGEKNIPRVMSPESFPSSSAQYKAHWDREHKGNGKARSKDKACRKACIVPSSKSKQKSKIGKIVIKIGKKKKRKPASSEEESDDDPPPRHASKDADSKRRSNRQVKRKKYAEELEARLSDEDVKVIVKAKKSNTAASKEPAVQLFVENPTEEDAAVVDKIMSFRIAKKEVSPGVMVEVEEFFVKYKNYSYLHCEWATEQQLVKDKRIQQKIKRFKMKQAQRALFFTDMEEDPFNPDYVEVDRVLEVSYCEDKDTGEEVVYYLVKWCSLPYEDSTWELKDDVDQSKIEEFEQLQAVKPDSRRMERPPANLWKKREQSREYRNGNTLRDYQLEGVNWLLFNWYNRRNCILADEMGLGKTIQSITFLEEIHRIGIRGPFLIIAPLSTIANWEREFHTWTYLNVIVYHGSMISRQMLQQYEMYFRDAQGRVIRGAYKFQAVITTFEMILGGCPELNAIEWRCVIIDEAHRLKNKNCKLLEGFKLMNLEHKVLLTGTPLQNTVEELFSLLHFLEPARFPSENTFMQEFGDLKTEEQVQKLQAILKPMMLRRLKEDVEKKLAPKEETIIEVELTNIQKKYYRAILEKNFSFLAKGAGQANMPNLVNTMMELRKCCNHPYLIKGAEEKILEDFREVYSPIAVDFHLQAMVQSAGKLVLIDKLLPKMKAGGHKVLIFSQMVRCLDILEDYLIQKRYLYERIDGRVRGNLRQAAIDRFSKPDSDRFVFLLCTRAGGLGINLTAADTCIIFDSDWNPQNDLQAQARCHRIGQNKAVKVYRLITRNSYEREMFDRASLKLGLDKAVLQSMSGRDNSLGGGTGGGAVQQQLSKKEIEDLLRRGAYGAIMDEEDEGAKFCEEDIDQILQRRTKTITIESEGRGSTFAKASFVASGNRTDISLDDPNFWDKWAKKADIDMDMVNGRNSLVIDTPRVRKQTRPFSATKDELAELSEGESDSDDTKPKLRRNDRPNSYGRTECFRVEKNLLVYGWGRWKDILNHGRFKKQLTEWDVESICRSLLAYCLVHYRGDDKIKSFMWDLIAPTEDGRTKELQNHLGLSAPVPRGRKGKKMKTQSSSFDIHKAEWLRKHNPEHMLQDDGYKKHLKHHCNKVLLRVRMLYYLKQEVIGSQAQKVLDGVDSSEVKIWVPDPDHSELPALWWDAVADKCLMLGVFKHGYEKYHTIRADPTLCFLERVGRPDEKAIAAEQRGNDFMDGDVDDPEYKPAPALVKDDMEDDASSPGDLVVADNPGDAAPVTEGQTTYWPSPSVLTARLRRLITASQRFTKSRQILHIHQVQSQSQQPMMLSTPLCPLPPTLNDTLNPKMVAKLERQQRWTRREEADFYRVVSTFGVVFDPNLGRFDWTKFRAMARLHKKTDESLQKYLCAFTAMCRRVCRLPPKEGDSAADPSLTIQPITEERASRTLYRVELLRQVREQVLRHSLLFERLRLCQMSSDLPVWWEVGTHDRDLLIGAAKHGVSRTDYHILRDPDLSFMASQRNYSQMKATPQQPRTTAPLLHPQFQAASSLMTGSPLPPPPQRDADPCGVVPKVEPASEDEEEAKERQRGSWSPPHPPATPTGLEEKPVSMVSDSERQMVAARTKPLTPNSSERKPKKASKRGRREARRGSESDSDGSSSSSSSRSSSSSSSSSSSSSHSGSSSSSSSSSCSSGSSSSSSSSSSSSDDSESEGEEAKKNVPVATSAKGFDEDSVASLSTTLDETQDTHVAENGVSNSSSHPFQGGGYMLAASYWPKDRVIINRLDSICQAVLKGKWPGPRRVYEPGGAVASFYTTKLLDNANSLSEDPSASPQGSKVTKHVAENKEFSVKLNDQEGGLKLTFQKQGLPMKRPLESEEGPHAQQQYLARLHELQSASDTGLADITKPQSSFQTVPPALTDQMRLNGALDGQPLVKKRRGRRKNVEGVDLLFMNRNQAPTAPNQAASGWGGIGQVGLAGAAMPGSSQSSGQVSADTETRVPVINLKDGTRLAGDDAPMRKDLELWLKEHPGFVADTGAFIPGVNKMQMQFHFQDGRPKQKRHRCRNPNKIDVNSLTGEERVQIINRRNARKVGGAFAPPLKDLCRFLQENPEYGVPPEWADVVKQSGYLPESMFDRILTGPIVPEEVSRRGRRPKNPLAKAAAPSPAASALGLNPLLNNGLLSGMDLSSLQAFQQNLQSLQSLQLTANLMGLPSDASNLAASNLAAMFPMMLSGMAGLPNLLGMSTLIGKPAQEGAGGSEERTKGTGEQSNAPSHTSDTKGERTEGSSMTPSSTSSCASSATTTQSASAASAASSHSLSLNPLLLSSMLYPGMLLTPGLNLPVSATQPQSSNGEPSSLPPAAAPPPPPATSLSSPKETELPQAQRDGEEDDDETPEEALDEDEEEEEEEETADQKENSGPESSVKAESSSSESGSSSSSSDDSDSSDED from the exons atgTCTACAGTGAAGAGGCCAAGAGGAAGG CCTCGAAAGAGCACCAATGGTCCTGGTAACCAGGTACGAGTCCTCAGTCCAACGCTGAAGagttcttcatcctcctcctcttcatcttcgtCGTCATCCTCACCCAGCTCCTCATCAGAGAAAAGGGCACTACGGAGGAAGCATCATCAGATGGAGTCAGCTCTGCAGGACAAGCAGGAGAAGGCCAATAGGATAATATCAGAAGCTATTGCTAAGGCCCGGCAGAGAGGGGAGAAGAACATCCCTAGGGTTATGAGTCCAGAGAGCTTCCCCAGCTCTTCGGCTCAGTACAAGGCCCATTGGGACCGTGAGCATAAAGGAAACGGCAAGGCTCGGTCCAAAGACAAGGCCTGTAGGAAGGCCTGCATTGTACCCTCCTCCAAGTCCAAGCAAAAATCCAAGATTGG gAAAATTGTCATTAAGattggaaaaaagaagaaacgaAAGCCAGCGTCTTCAGAGGAGGAGTCTGATGATGATCCTCCCCCTCGTCACGCATCTAAGGACGCCGACTCT AAGAGGCGGTCTAACCGACAGGTGAAGAGGAAGAAGTATGCTGAAGAGCTGGAGGCCAGGTTGTCAGACGAGGACGTCAAGGTTATCGTCAAAGCCAAGAAAAGCAACACTGCAGCATCCAAGGAACCTGCTGTCCAGCTCTTTGTT GAGAATCCCACCGAAGAAGATGCGGCTGTTGTTGACAAAATCATGTCTTTTCGTATTGCAAAGAAAGAG gtttctcCAGGGGTGATGGTCGAAGTGGAGGAGTtctttgtaaaatacaaaaacta TTCCTACCTTCACTGTGAGTGGGCCACAGAGCAGCAGCTCGTGAAGGACAAGAGGATTCAGCAGAAGATCAAACGCTTCAAGATGAAACAGGCACAGAGGGCGCTCTTCTTCACAGAT ATGGAAGAGGACCCTTTTAACCCTGACTACGTAGAGGTGGACAGAGTGTTGGAGGTATCATATTGTGAGGACAAAGACACAGGAGAG GAAGTGGTGTACTACCTGGTGAAGTGGTGTTCGCTGCCGTACGAGGACAGCACCTGGGAGTTGAAGGATGACGTCGATCAGAGCAAGATTGAAGAGTTTGAGCAGCTGCAGGCAGTTAAGCCAGACTCGCGCAGAATG GAGCGGCCTCCAGCCAACCTGTGGAAGAAGAGGGAACAGTCAAGGGAATACAGGAATGGCAACACCCTCAGGGATTACCAGCTTGAGGGGGTCAACTGGCTTCTTTTCAACTGGTACAACAG GCGCAACTGCATCCTGGCAGATGAGATGGGCCTGGGAAAGACCATCCAGTCCATCACATTCCTTGAAGAGATCCATCGTATCGGCATCAGAGGCCCCTTCCTCATAATCGCCCCCCTGTCTACTATTGCAAACTGGGAGCGCGAGTTCCACACCTGGACTTACCTCAACGTCATTGTTTACCACGGAAGCATGATCAGCAGGCAGATGCTGCAGCAGTACGAGATGTATTTCAGGGATGCACAG GGCCGTGTGATACGAGGTGCCTACAAGTTCCAGGCTGTTATCACCACGTTTGAGATGATCCTGGGAGGCTGTCCTGAGCTCAACGCCATCGAGTGGCGCTGCGTGATCATAGACGAGGCCCATCGTCTCAAGAACAAGAACTGCAAGCTGCTAGAAGGCTTCAAGCTCATGAACCTG GAGCACAAGGTCCTGTTGACGGGTACCCCTCTCCAGAACACGGTGGAAGAGCTTTTTAGCCTCCTCCACTTCTTGGAACCGGCACGCTTCCCCTCTGAAAATACCTTCATGCAGGAGTTTGGAGACCTCAAGACCGAGGAGCAG GTTCAGAAACTTCAGGCCATCCTGAAGCCCATGATGCTGCGGCGTTTGAAAGAAGACGTGGAGAAGAAGCTGGCCCCTAAGGAGGAAACCATCATTGAGGTTGAGCTCACCAACATCCAGAAGAAATACTACCGGGCCATCCTCGAGAAGAATTTCTCTTTCCTGGCGAAAGGAGCTGGTCAGGCAAATATGCCCAACCTGGTCAACACCATGATGGAGCTAAGAAAGTGCTGCAACCACCCCTACCTCATCAAAG GGGCAGAAGAGAAGATCCTGGAGGACTTCAGGGAAGTCTACAGCCCTATTGCTGTCGACTTCCACCTGCAGGCGATGGTGCAGTCTGCCGGGAAGTTGGTTCTTATTGATAAACTGCTGCCTAAAATGAAGGCAGGAGGACACAAGGTGCTCATCTTCTCCCAAATGGTGCGCTGCCTGGATATCTTGGAAGACTACCTCATTCAGAAAAG GTACTTGTATGAGCGTATTGATGGTCGTGTTCGCGGGAACCTGCGACAGGCTGCTATCGACCGCTTCAGTAAGCCCGACTCGGACCgctttgttttcctcctgtgCACAAGAGCCGGTGGCCTGGGAATCAACCTCACTGCTGCAGACACCTGCATCATCTTCGACTCTGACTGGAACCCACAGAACGACCTGCAG GCCCAGGCTCGCTGCCACCGGATCGGTCAGAACAAAGCGGTGAAGGTGTATCGTCTTATCACCAGGAACTCGTACGAGCGTGAAATGTTTGACCGCGCCAGCCTCAAGTTGGGCCTGGACAAAGCAGTGTTACAGAGCATGAGCGGTCGAGATAACAGCCTGGGAGGAGGCACCGGGGGAGGG gctgtgcagcagcagctgtccaAGAAAGAGATTGAGGACCTGTTGCGACGCGGCGCCTATGGGGCCATCatggatgaggaggatgaagggGCCAAATTCTGTGAGGAAGATATCGACCAGATCCTGCAGCGTAGGACAAAGACCATCACGATTGAGTCAGAGGGACGAGGATCCACCTTTGCTAAA GCCAGTTTTGTAGCATCCGGAAACCGCACAGACATTTCTCTGGATGACCCTAATTTCTGGGACAAGTGGGCCAAAAAGGCTGACATTGATATGGACATGGTCAATGGCAGA AACAGCTTGGTGATCGACACTCCTCGAGTCAGGAAGCAGACGAGACCGTTCAGCGCCACCAAAGATGAGTTAGCAGAACTTTCAGAGGGTGAAAGTGACAGTGACGACACCAAGCCCAAGCTGAGACGAAATGATCGGCCCAACAGCTACGGTCGCACAGAGTGCTTTAGAGTGGAAAAGAACTTGCTTGTTTATGG CTGGGGCCGTTGGAAGGATATTCTCAACCATGGTCGTTTTAAGAAGCAGTTGACTGAGTGGGATGTAGAGTCCATCTGCAGGTCCCTGCTGGCTTACTGCCTGGTTCATTACCGTGGCGATGACAAAATTAAGAGCTTCATGTGGGACCTAATCGCTCCCACTGAGGATGGACGCACTAAGGAGCTGCAGAATCACCTGG GCTTGTCAGCTCCGGTCCCTCGAGGCAGGAAGGGTAAGAAGATGAAGACCCAGTCGAGCTCTTTTGACATCCATAAGGCTGAGTGGCTTAGAAAACATAACCCCGAGCATATGCTTCAGGACGACGGCTACAAGAAGCACTTGAAACACCACTGCAACAA GGTGCTGCTCAGGGTCAGAATGCTCTACTACCTGAAACAGGAGGTAATCGGAAGTCAGGCCCAGAAGGTGCTGGATGGCGTCGACTCCAG TGAGGTAAAGATCTGGGTGCCAGATCCGGACCACTCCGAGCTGCCAGCCCTGTGGTGGGATGCAGTCGCCGACAAGTGTCTGATGCTCGGTGTCTTCAAGCACG GTTATGAGAAGTACCACACTATCCGCGCAGACCCGACCTTGTGCTTTTTAGAGCGTGTGGGACGACCGGACGAGAAGGCCATCGCTGCCGAGCAGAGAGGCAACGATTTCATGGATGG GGATGTGGATGATCCAGAGTACAAGCCTGCTCCAGCCCTTGTAAAGGATGACATGGAG GATGACGCCTCCTCTCCTGGAGATTTAGTGGTTGCTGATAATCCTGGAG ATGCAGCTCCAGTGACAGAAGGCCAGACTACCTACTGGCCCTCCCCCTCGGTGCTGACAGCCAGACTGAGGCGACTGATCACAGCCTCTCAGCGCTTCACCAAGAGCCGGCAGATCCTCCACATCCACCAGGTTCAGTCTCAGTCCCAGCAGCCCATGATGCTGTCTACGCCACTCTGCCCGCTGCCCCCCACACTGAACGACACTCTAAATCCCAAGATGGTTGCAAAGCTCGAACGACAGCAAAG ATGGACCAGAAGAGAAGAGGCTGACTTTTACCGTGTTGTCTCGACTTTTGGGGTCGTTTTTGACCCAAACCTCGGGCGCTTTGACTGGACCAAGTTCAGGGCCATGGCTCGGCTTCACAAGAAAACCGACGAGAGCCTGCAGAAATACTTGTGCGCTTTCACCGCCATGTGCAGACGGGTGTGTCGCCTGCCACCTAAagaaggag acTCTGCGGCGGATCCTTCCCTCACCATCCAACCAATCACAGAGGAGCGAGCGTCTCGTACCCTTTACAGAGTAGAGCTGCTTCGCCAGGTGAGGGAACAAGTGCTCAGGCATTCGTTACTTTTCGAACGCCTCAGGCTGTGCCAGATGAGCTCGGACTTGCCTGTGTGGTGGGAGGTCGGTACTCATGACCGGGACCTGCTAATCGGTGCTGCAAAGCACGGCGTCAGTCGGACCGACTACCACATTCTGAGAGACCCTGACCTCAGCTTCATGGCTTCACAACGCAACTACAGCCAAATGAAAGCCACACCGCAGCAACCACGCACAACCGCGCCACTCTTGCACCCTCAGTTCCAGGCTGCCAGCTCGCTGATGACAGGCTCCCCGCTGCCCCCACCCCCTCAGAGGGACGCGGACCCCTGTGGGGTTGTGCCCAAAGTGGAGCCGGCCTCAGAGGACGAAGAAGAGGCCAAAGAGAGGCAAAGAGGGAGTTGGAGCCCCCCTCACCCGCCAGCGACTCCCACAGGTCTGGAAGAAAAGCCTGTTTCCATGGTGAGCGACAGTGAGAGGCAGATGGTGGCAGCACGAACCAAACCGCTCACCCCCAACTCCTCCGAGAGGAAACCCAAGAAGGCCAGCAAGAGAGGCCGCAGGGAGGCCAGGCGAGGCTCCGAGTCCGACTCAGACGGGTCCTCATCAAGCTCTTCATCAcgctcctcctcatcttcatcatcatcctcttcttcatcatcacaTTCCGGGTCCAGCTCCTCGTCCTCATCGTCATCTTGTTCTTCCggctcctcatcctcatcctcatcctcctcatcctcatccgaTGACAGTGAAAGTGAGGGAGAGGAAGCAAAGAAGAACG TGCCTGTAGCAACAAGTGCGAAGGGCTTTGATGAGGACAGTGTGGCCTCTTTAAGCACTACACTAGATGAAACACAAGACACCCATGTGGCTGAGAACGGTGTCTCCAACAGCTCCTCCCATCCTTTCCAGGGAGGAGGGTACATGCTGGCTGCGTCTTACTGGCCAAAG gaTCGTGTGATTATAAACCGCCTGGACAGCATCTGCCAGGCGGTGCTCAAAGGCAAGTGGCCGGGCCCACGTCGGGTCTATGAGCCCGGAGGCGCAGTGGCCTCCTTCTACACCACCAAGCTGCTCGACAACGCTAACAGCCTGAGCGAGGACCCCTCTGCTTCACCACAGGGGTCAAAGGTGACCAAGCATGTTGCAGAAAACAAGGAGTTCTCAGTAAAACTCAACGAT CAGGAGGGAGGTCTAAAGCTGACCTTCCAGAAACAGGGTCTGCCCATGAAGAGGCCCCTGGAGTCTGAAGAAGGCCCCCATGCCCAGCAGCAGTATCTGGCCCGCCTGCATGAGCTGCAGAGCGCCTCGGACACGGGCCTGGCTGACATCACCAAGCCTCAGAGCAGCTTCCAGACTG ttcCTCCTGCTCTTACTGATCAGATGAGGCTGAACGGAGCACTGGATGGTCAGCCCCTGGTGAAAAAGCGAAGAGGCAGGAGAAAAAATGTGGAAGGGGTGGACCTGCTCTTTATGAACAGGAATCAAGCTCCTACTGCTCCCAATcag GCGGCCTCAGGATGGGGGGGGATTGGCCAAGTGGGCTTAGCTGGAGCTGCCATGCCAGGATCCAGTCAGAGCTCCGGTCAGGTCTCTGCAGACACAGAGACCAGGGTCCCCGTCATCAACCTCAAAGATGGCACCCGCCTCGCAGGGGACGACGCCCCCATGAGGAAAGACCTGGAACTGTGGCTGAAGGAGCACCCTGGCTTTGTGGCAGACACAGGAGCTTTTATCCCT ggtgtaaataaaatgcaaatgcaaTTCCACTTCCAGGATGGTCGACCCAAGCAGAAAAGGCACCGCTGCAGGAACCCGAACAAGATCGATGTCAACAGTCTGACCGGAGAGGAGAGGGTCCAGATAATCAACAGGAGAAACGCCCGCAAG GTCGGCGGAGCCTTTGCTCCTCCTCTCAAAGATCTGTGCCGATTCCTTCAGGAAAACCCAGAATATGGAGTCCCGCCTGAATGGGCGGATGTAGTTAAACAATCG GGTTACCTCCCAGAGAGCATGTTTGACCGGATCCTAACGGGACCCATCGTTCCTGAGGAGGTGAGTCGGCGAGGTCGTCGACCGAAGAATCCTCTGGCAAAGGCGGCGGCGCCCAGCCCGGCGGCCTCTGCTCTGGGTTTGAACCCTCTCCTGAATAACGGCCTCCTCTCTGGGATGGACCTCAGCAGTCTGCAGGCCTTCCAGCAAAATCTGCAGAGCTTACAGTCCCTGCAGCTCACCGCAAACCTGATGGGACTCCCATCCGACGCCAGCAACCTGGCTGCGAGTAACCTAGCGGCCATGTTTCCCATGATGCTTTCTGGTATGGCGGGACTGCCAAACCTGCTTGGCATGAGCACCTTGATCGGGAAGCCGGCTCAGGAAGGCGCAGGAGGCTCTGAAGAGAGGACAAAGGGAACGGGAGAGCAGTCCAATGCCCCCTCTCACACTTCTGACACCAAAGGAGAAAGGACAGAGGGCTCGAGCATGACTCCTTCCTCCACTTCCAGCTGTGCTTCCTCTGCCACCACCACACAAAGTGCTTCAGCTGCCTCCGCAGCCTCCAGTCACTCACTCTCTCTTAACCCCTTGTTACTCTCCAGTATGCTTTACCCAGGGATGCTTCTCACTCCAGGCCTTAACCTTCCTGTGTCTGCCACACAGCCTCAGAGCTCCAACGGTGAGCCTTCCAGCCTTCCCcccgctgctgctcctcctcctccacctgcaaCCTCCCTGTCATCACCAAAGGAGACGGAGCTGCCTCAGGCACAAAGGGACGGAGAGGAGGACGACGACGAGACGCCAGAGGAAGCTTTGGAcgaagacgaagaagaagaggaggaggaggaaactgctgatcaaaaagaaaacagtggtCCTGAAAGTTCAGTGAAAGCGGAGTCGTCTTCATCAGAATCTGGGAGCTCTTCCTCATCCTCTGATGATTCCGACTCCAGCGACGAGGACTAA